The genomic DNA AGCTTCAAGTTgatttatatatatttattttaaatAGTAGATCAAAATAATAGACATTCTACAACTCAAAGCTCCTTTAATAACCAGCAATCGGAATTCTGTTGCATCCTATTGAAGGCAACATGGGGGCAATTTTCCAAGACCTCCTACTTCCACAAACATAATATTGCCCGACTCcagctctgcctcagctcatctgctgctgaaaccctcatccatgcctttgttacctccaggctaGATTATTCCAACAATCTCCTGGCTGGAGTCAAGTAAATtcaagctcatccaaaattctgccatatcctaactcgcaccaagtccctttcagcCATCActcctgtattcactgacctacattggctccaagttcagcaatgtctcaaatttaaaattctcatccttgttttcaaatccctccaaggcctcatccTTCCCTatttccataacctcctccagccatacaaccctccgagatctctgtgctcctcccattctggcctcttgcgcatccccaattttaatccattggtggccttgctttcagctgcctagaccctaaactctggaattcccttcgtgAACCTGTCCATCTCTCTAagccgctccttaaaacctacctctttgaccaagcttttggtcatccatcctaatatctccttaagtggctggttatcaaattttgtttgataacgttcctgtgaagcgccttgggatattttactacattataggtgctatgtaaatgcaagttattgttgatttTGAGTGATACTTCCACTGACCTCAGTGCAAGTAACAATCAGGAGAGATGTAGAacaggctgccaattcactatcacccatATTACACTATCCCCTAAAGCTAGGATTAttcccccgccacccaccccccctcatgtGTATTGAGGGCAGGCTGACAGGGAGGTAGGTTTAGTGTCCAATGAATTCCTGAAAGGCATATTCGCTGGACAGTTAAATTTTTGATTTTCAAGTACAATATCCATAATTCTCTTCAGCTCTCTTCCCATGAGGTGAAAGTTGGTAGGTCAGGCTGAGAGATGGCTGGGGAAGCGATTTTTAGTCCAGGCCATTGAAGATACCTAACATAGCCATTATGATCTTTCCCATTCTGCTCCTTCACTGAAGTATTTCCATGTCCACATCCTTTCTGGAGGCCGATAGATGTACAATTTAAATagtttctgatgaaatgtcactgaactgaaacgttaacgctttctctctccacagatgctgcctgacctgctgagtatttccagcaccttctgtttttatttcagatttccagcatccgcagtattttgcttttattattgttacATTGAGAAATGTGGTTAAAGGGAAGTTATATTTCCTTTCACTGCTGTGTGTAATTAGTTAGTGCTGCACTACGTTACAtggaattacacagaatttacagcacagtaacaggccactcagcccaactggtctatgctggtgttcatgctcTACACATGCATACGTCCACACAACTTAAtcgaaccctatcagcatatccttctattcctttctccctcatctacttatctagctttcccttaaatacattgatgctattcacctcaactactccccatgtggtagcaagtcccacactctaacaatctctgggtaaagaaatttctcctagatTATATATTGGGTTTATTCATAACTATCtgatattgatggcccctagttttggacccgCTACACTGCTGTATCACAACTAATTAAACAAATAATGACTACAGTAATGGGCCAAACCACTGTGTGCAGAGGAGGTTGAAAAGAGTAAGAGATATAGGCATGGTAAATCAAGGCAATAGTAATTATATAACACCGAGATTGGGTTTTAAAAGACTGGAGATTGCCTGAGGAAGGGGACACCAAGGAAGGGAAGAAGTTACTGAGTTATGAGGTCCTGGGAAAGAGTGGGGTCATGTGCATTGAGCCTTGACATGAGGATACAGGGGGGAGGTAGGATGAGATAGAACTTCAACAAcggcaacttacatttatatagaaaaTTTAAGGTAGTAAAGCTCCCCAAGATACTTCACAAGGAGAGTAATCAGATAAAAAAGTTGACAGCAAGCCATATcagcagatattaggacaggtgaccaaaagattggtcaaagagacaggttttaaagAACgatttaaagaaggagagagaggaggagtagtttagggagggaattccaaagtttagggtcCAGactaaaatgaaaacagaaaatgctggaaatattcagcaggttgggcagcaacggtggagacagaaacacagttaatttttcaggtcaatgaccctttgtcagctctgtttctctctccacagaaccacctgacctgctgcatatttccagcattttctgtctttatttcagatttccagcatgcgctgtattttgcttttattttaggacctAGACGGCTGAAAGCACGACTACCGGTGATGGGCGAAGGCAAGTTATCTTTGACATTGTCTTAAATGTGATCATTAACATAACAAAGAACACACCATAAATAGGATTAGACATTTCTATAAAATACAGGTTAGAGACCAACCAGTCAGTAAACAGTGAGCGCAAACATGAATTTAAAGCAGTTTCCTTGCACGTGCTCTCTTCTTCCACTACTGTGGTAATCATTTGTGAGGGATTATAATTCCAGAAGTGCCACTTTCCCTCCAGCATCTCCACCGAGTAATCATTCTTCACATTTGAGATAGTAAGTGTCAGCAAACTATTCCACTATGGGGGCTAGCACAGccgtacacacatgcacacactacaTAGCAACCAGGAACAGTAACCTGGCTAGCTTATACTTCAATAGTCCAAAGATGCTGAGGCCAGTTGAAACACGCCTACTGGGACCTGATCTGAGCTCAGCCCACCTCCGTGAAAAACTGGGGATTAAATTGGCGCATGAGGTTCAGCTACATGTTGCCTTTATACGTGgcagtgggtcagtaaccagaggacacagatttaaaataagaggcaggaggaagatgaagagtggtagggaaactattagagaggattattcgggacaggatttactcccatttggaaacaaatgaacttattagcaagagacagcatggttttgtgaaggggaggtcgtgtctcactaatttgattgagttttttgaggaagtgacgaagatgattgatgaaggaagggcagtggatgttatctatatggactttagtaaagtctttgacaaggtcccgcatggcagactggtacaaaaggtgaagtcacacgggatcagaggtgagctggcaagatggatacagaactggctcggtcatagaagacagagggtatcagtggatgggtgtttttctgaatggagggatgtgactagtggtgttccgcagggatcagtgctgggacctttgctgtttgtaatatatataaatgatttggaggaaaatgtagctggtctgattagtaattttgcggacggcacaaaggttggtggagttgcggataatgatgaggattgtcagaggatacagcaggatatagatcggttggagacttgggcggagaaatggcagatggagtttaatccggacaaatgtgaggtaatgcattttggaaggtctaatgcaggtgggaggtatacagtaaatggcagaacccttaggagtattgacaggcagagagatctgggcgtacaggtccacaggtcactgaaagtggcaacgcaggtggataaggtagtcaagaaggcatacggcatgcttgccttcatcggtcggggcatagagtataaaaattggcaagtcatgttgcagctgtacagaactttagttaggccacacttagaatattgtgtgcaattctggtcgccacactaccagaaggacgtggaggctttggagagggtacagaggagggttaccaggatgttgcctggtctggagggcattagctatgaggagaggttggaaaaacttggattcttttcactggaacgacggaggtggaggggcgacatgatagaggtttacaaagttatgagcggcatggacagagtggatagtcagaagctttttcccagggtggaagagtcagttactaggggacataggtttaaggtgcgaggggcaaagtttagaggggatgtgcgaggcaagttttttacacagagggtggtgagtgcctggaacttgctgccaggggaggtggtggaagcagatatgatagcgacgtttaagagacatcttgacaaatatatgaataggaagggaatagagggatacggaccccggaagagaaggtgttagtttaagcaggcatcaagatcggcgcaggcttggagggccgaatggcctgttcctgtgctgtactgctctttgttctttgttcattttaTGCAGCGCGTTATTATGATCTgggatgcattgcctgaaagggtggtggaagcagagtcattagTTACTTTCTAAAGGATATATACTTGATAAATTGCAGAGCTATGAGGAAAGGACAGGGAGTTgggctaactggatagctctttaaaagagccgacacagccatgatgggccgaatgacctccttctatgctgtatgattctctgaCCAGTCTACCTACAGCCTTCAATGATACATGGTGCATGGTATGAATCCATCAAAGGTGATTCAACCATGAAGAACACATGGCTGCACATTGTATGACAGATAAGTAATGGGTGCAATTTCACACTTTATGAAGAACAATAATATAAAAGGTTTAACAGTTCCAGTCCCCCATCAGAGCAAGGAGCCATCATCACTCCTACTGGGGCTGGACTTTAAAACTGATTCCAAATGGATTTGACCTTCAAAGGAATAGCAGGACACACTGGAAGTGCATAAGAGcatctgagaaagagagagaggttaaTGTTACATTAgactcatagaatgatacagcacatatGGCCTTTTGGTCCATcgagcctatgccagctctttcagagagctatcCAACTAGGCCCACTCCACTGTTTATTTCTCCATCGCCATGTAATTTTTAATAAAAATATTTATCCAGCTTCTTTTtagaagttattgttgaatctgtttctatcaccctttcaggcagtgcatttcagatcatagcaactcattgcagaaaaaaatctcctcatctgcccCCGGTtagagattagagattagagatacagcactgaaacaggcccttcggcccaccgagtctgtgccgaacatcaaccacccatttatactaatcctatattcctaccaaacatccccacctgtccctatatttccctaccacctacctatactagtgacaatttataatggccaatttacctgtcaacctgcaagtcttttggcttgtgggaggaaaccggagcacccggagaaaacccacgcagacacagggagaacttgcaaactccacacaggcagtacccggaatcgaacccgggtccctggagctgtgaggctgcagtgctaaccactgcgccactgagtcgCCCTAATTCTTCTGTCAATTGCTTTAAATCTtaaaatgatggggtatagattaaattgtccttgacagaggacaaaggatcggcacaacattgtgggccgaagggcctgttctgtgctgtatgttctatgttctatgttctaaatctgtgtcctctgcttcctGACCCttatgccaatggaaacagtttctcctatttACTCTATCGAAACCTCTCATTAGGACTAAATCTTTTGTTTCAAAAATCAAGACCATAAGCATTGGAAAGGTAAGGGGAGGTGTGAGTGGACATGGTGGTAAAATGGAATGGACAACACTGGCATGCTGATTCAGAACAGGAGCAGCCTGAAAGGCAGTTAACGCTGATTTGCTTGGCAAGAAGTCGAATGTAGGAAAGCAACCTGATTAAAAATGATTTCAGATCATCCTGACTGCATTtttctctgtttttattttccAGAAAAGCAGATGAGATTATCTAAAGAAATGTTCTGGAATTACAAAGGAATGAAAAGAGAAGCTAACATAAAGAAAACTGGAGTAGGGAAATATCATGAATTACATGGACAAGGAAATAACGCCACCTCAGTTTAATAGCTAGAATTTCAAGGACAGTTTTGTTTTAGGTCCCCTAGAACAATTCAGCATCATTTGTTTAGCAGGTGGGTGCTCTTGAAAATCTTCGCCCACAAACCCCAAGGGGATGGCTCTGCACAGTCTCGCTCTCTGGGTCTCTCTAGCCTCATtgatgaatgttgttggagtttaTGGTGACTGCTGGCTCATTGAAGGAGAGAAAGGATTCGTGTGGCTAGCAATTTGTAGCCAAAACCAGCCCCCTTACGAATCCATTCCTCAGCACATCAACAACACGATAGTGGACCTCCGATTGAACGAGAACAAGATCAAAAGTGTCCAATATTCCTCACTCAACAGGTTTGGCAACTTGACGGAACTCAATTTGACCAAAAATCAGATTTCCTACATTGAGGATGGAGCTTTTTCTGCCCAGTACAACCTGCGTGTTTTGCAACTGGGATTCAATAAGCTTCGGAACATCACTGAGGGAATCCTGAGGGGGCTGGGCAGGCTGGAATACCTCTACCTCCAGGCCAACCTTATTGAGGTGGTGAGTCCCAATTCTTTTTGGGAGTGTCCCAATGTAATGAACATTGACCTGTCCATGAACCGGTTGCAAACTTTGGAAAGTTCCACCTTCCTCGGTCTCGGCAAGCTCACTACTTGTGAACTCTACGGCAACCCGTTCTACTGCTCCTGCGATCTGCTGGGCTTCCTAAAATGGCTGGTGCAGTTCAACAACACCACCAGGAGCTATGATCGGACTCAATGTTCCGCTCCTTCAAATTTTGCTGGGTATTTTTTGCTGAACCAAGGCCAGGCCAGTTCCAAGGATGCTTTGAGTGCGCTTGCCTCCATGTGCAATGAAGATCTTTATTCTATTGATCCTAGGTTCATCTTCACACAGAAACCCTCAACTACTGCAATCCCAGAAAGTCCATGTGAAGCTGAAGATTGTCCATCAGGTGAAGAATCTACACCATTGATATCCTTTCAGACCCCTTTCATGACGGCTGATGACACACCAGTAATAAAGTTAAAAGAGATCACCTACACAACAGCAACCCTGATGGTCTATATTCCATCCCCTATTAGCAAAGAAAACATCCTGGTACAATATAACAACAGCATGTTCACAGACATAAAGAACATTGCCACAGAAAGGGAGGAAATTAAAATTGAAGCGTTAAGTCCCCACACTAACTATACGTATTGTGTGACTTCCATTCAGAATTCACTGAGATACAATCAAACTTGTGTAACGTTTGCCACAAGAGCTAAAACCAAAGCAAAGCCATTGCCAGCCACTTCCAataccactcattacatcatgACCATTCTGGGTTGCCTCTTTGGGATAGTCATCATCTTGGGTGTGATCTATTATTGCCTGCGCAAAAAAAAGGAGGAGCAGGTAAAGAACAAGAAATCAGGAAATGCCAAGAAAACCATCATTGAGCTGAAATATGCCCCAGAGCTGGAGACCATCACCATCACCCAAATGGCACAGAAGCCTGTTCCACCTTCCGACATCATGTCCTCTAGGATGCCTTTCCTGCCTTCGGCGGGGGACCTAGAAGAGTACAATCTCCAGGAGGTGATTGAAAGTCCAAAACTCAGTCGGGGGAATTATATGGACATGAGGACAGGGGATCATCCGTATCACAGAGACATCCTCGAGAGTATGTTTGGGGAGAGCCAGGACTCTGCTGCTGAGATATCAACCATAGCAAAAGAAGTGGATCAAGTGAATCTGATAATCAATAACTGCATTGATGCCCTACAGACAGAAACTGGCTCTTTCCGAGGTCCCGGGGCTAGGGCCATGGCTTCAGTGGAGTCCCAAGGCTTTCTGGTCGCCGAACAGACCCAGGGGAAATCGGGGTTCCTGTCTCCTATTTACCGGGAAAGCTACCATCCATTAAAGAGGCACAGTAGTATGGACGCAGCACCCAAATGTCCCAGCATCTCGTCCAACTGCTCTGTTCGTAGCCCAAGGTCAGTGCGCTCTGAGATCTATGCCGGTCCCAGGTACAAATCTGAGGCAAAATATATTGAAAGGACGTCTCCCACACGCAGTGCCATCGTGACCGGGACCCCGTGTCGAATTGTGAGATCAGAAACGGGACAAATGCAACCCTACAGTGACCACTCACACCTCTATGCTGGCTTGCACCATGGAGAGCGAAAGCAGGTGAGGAGTCCAAGCCCATGTGTCCGCGAAGCCCTCCCACGATCTCGATCCAGGAGAAATCTGGCCTACTCTCAGTTCTCCCCCCAGTACCACAGTGTCAGCTATGCCTCCAGCCCGGAATACTCCAGCAAACCCTCCAAGGGAGTCTGGGAGCGTTACAAACCTCATGAGAAATGGCACAGGAAGGATGAATACCTCGCCGCAGGGTACGCGTTGAGGAAGAAAGTGCAGTTTGCAACAGATGAGGACTTGCATGATATTCTAGATTACTGGAAAGGAGTTTCCAGCCAGCACAAATCTTGATTCCTCATTCATCAAGACTAAAATGGACCAAAAAAAAGAACTTtgatgcatctgtttttaccaattaTATTATCTTCTTAAAAGAAGAATTGAACACACCAAGAATTCTTGAAAATGAACTCTAAAACCTGTACAAAGGATTTCTTTTATATATATAGGGAGAGGTATATATATAAAAGGGAAATCCATATGCCTTGGAATATTGGATATTATTTATCGCATGACTCTGTCCTGTGACTGTGACTCACTGTAATGTACATGGGGCATTGTTCATTGTACAATGTACACCGTGACTGGACTGTGCCGTGTAATTGTAGCTCACACACTGCTCACACCTTGCATTGTACAGTAATATTTATCGGTAAAATCTCCCTTTTCCCCCCTGCAGTTCTGTACAGATAAATTTCTATATTTGCAATGATGTTTCTGGATTTTTTCGCCTGTTTGTATCAGGTTTTAATTGCGGATTTTACAGAACAGTTTGTTTGGTTTCCAGTGAATGTCTGACAACTGGCCCCAAGCATTGGATAAAACTGGACTGGTGAAAGAAATGGACTGAATGGTTTTTTCTGTcacactctctttctgtctcattgATCCAAGTCATGGGTTCTCTCAGGCAGAATAAAATTTTCACTGCCAATGGAGGAAAAGAAAGAAAGTGATAAAGAAGAAagtaaaagagaaagagaaaaggcaatagaaagagacaaagggaaagaaacagaggaagAAAGAAAGGGTATTAAAAAAAACATTGTATTTCTGTAGTGACTTTCAtgaaccacaggatgtcccaaaatgttttacaggcaatgaagtaattTGAAGAATGGCTCTTGTTGGGGTGAGGTTTGATGGATACTCCCCCCCAAGTGATACTTCTTCATGTCTGAATCTAGACAGTTACTGTTTCAGGGTATCTAATCTTAGGTCACATCATAGTGGTGATCAATCTTGTTCTCATCTCCCTCACTTTCACCCACCACTTTGATTTCCTTATACACATACATGGCTGCCTCCTCAGTCACATCATCGTAGGTGACCTCAAGTTTGTCACGATTTACAACCGTTTCCTCTGCTCCCTTCTCTCTCGGACAAGCCTTTCACTGAAGAAACCAACCAATCGAGTGGTTCAAAAAAATTCAGCACATTTATTATTCGTGTACTAATGACTCATTTGTTTAAACTTTTAAACATTTCATGGATATAGACCACTCAGATTAATTAAAATCAGTTAACACTGAATCCATTGCAGTTCAGTGGCAAACATAGAGACAACACATAGTATCCATTCAGGTCACACCAAGCCATATGAAATTTGCCAGCAAGGAGTTTTTAGTAGCTCACATTATTTATTTTAAACATGTAACACTCACAGCTGGAGTTTCAAAGCAAACAAAAACTGAACTTTCACTTATTCTGCATTTTTTGCAACATGATGTAACTTTTTTTTGCTAACTGCAATGGGAAAAGTGTACGGATCAGTAGTAAATGCTGaaagatacaaagaatagcaaagggtgacaaaaaaaGAGTATGAAGAGAaatttgcaagggatatcaaaatcaacacaaaaatacaattatattaggaaaaagaggttGGTCAGgggcaatgtgggccccttgaaaactgataatagtgatattgtcaatgaaaagaaGGAAATtgtggacatgttgaataattactttgcatcaatatttacagtagaggaagaggtaaacatgtcagacatcccaaggaaactaacagtgaatcagggacagggacttaccaaaattaacataagcaaaataatgaTGAAGATGAGGCACTAAAGAAGGACAAATCCCTAGGACCAGATGGTTtctatcccaggattttaaagaaAGTAAATGAGaatattgcagatgccctaactataatcttccaaacttctctTGAATCAGCAACCGTTcccctttggattggaaaattgccatgGCACTCCATTATTtcagaaaggtgagagaggaaaaccTGGGAATTATACCCCAGTTAGTAATATCTGTTGTCGGGAAATTACTagggtctataattaaggatagggtgactgaacaccttgaaaatttgcaactgatcagagagagccagcatggatttgtaaagagtaggtcatgcctgacaaacctgattgaattttttgaagagatgactgaAGTAGTAAAAAGGGGAATatttatggatgttatttatatggacttcccaaagtcatttgataaagtccctcataagagactgttagctaaagttgaagctcatggaattgaaggcaaattattgatctggctGAGTGGTAGGagatagagagtagggataatgggcaggtactctaattgacaggatgtgactagtggtgccctgcaaggatctgtgttggggcctcaacaattCACCGTATTTATTAAGGACTTaactgatgggatagaaagccacatatccaaatttgctgatggcataaAGGTTggtggtattgtaagcagtgtatgtagaagcataaaattacaaagagatattgatatatTCAGTGAATAGACAAAACtggggcaaatgaatttcaatataggaaAATGTGACATCATCTACTTTGGACCAACAAAGGATagaactttctaaatggtgaaaagctgtaaacagtggaggtccaaagaaacttggggtCCAGGCACATAGGTCATTAAAATGTCAGGAACAGgtagagaaaataatcaaaaaagctaatagaatgctggtCCTTACATCTACAAGACTAAAATACAAGGGGGTGGAAGTCatgtttcagttatacaaagccctggtcagaccacacctggagtaccgtgagCAGTTCTGAGCTGCACACCTTAaaggaaggatacattggccttggagggagtgcaatgtaggtttaccagaatgatacctggactcaaagggttaaattacgaggagtgattaaacaaactagggttgtattccctggaatttagaaggttaagagatgatttgattgaagttttcaagatattaaggggaacagataagatagatagggagaaactatttctgcttgttgggaagtctaggaccacgggacagagtttaaaaattagagctaggcctttcaggaggggaattaggaaacacttctacaagcAAAAGGTGGTAGAAATTTAGAACACTCTTCcgcaaatagcaattgatgctaaatcaattgttattTTCAATTTGAGATGGAAAGATTGTGGTTAActgaaggaattaagggatatggggcaaaggcaggtatatggacttagctcgcagatcagccatgatctcattgaatggcagaacagatacaaggggccaaatggcctactcctattgctATGTTCCTGTGTCCCTAAATCTGATACTAAATAGTTGCAGCTAAACCAATGCAAACTATTGGCCAGGATGATCCAGAAAGAGCAAAATATGAGCTTCTACCTGAACTTCATAGAGGAGATGCTCAGTCTATCTTAGACCATAGTGCCTTCTTATGATGAGTTCACACTCCCAATGCCTCTGTAACTACTCTGTATTCAGTTGTTAGGAGATGCCCAAAGTGATCATGGGTTGAAATCTCCTCTAATTTTCATCCCTTAATGTTCAAAGGTATCTCGTTtcttttccatctctctctctgtctcctctccccTTCGCCTATAATACAGCAGAGATGAGAATCATTGCATTTCAGGGCGACCTCATTCACACACCAGTGGCCCACTAATAGGTGCCACACCATGTTGGAACACTACTGTCTTGCACAACTTCCAAAATGAAAGTCAGTTCTTTGCTTTCTAACACCTTTTACTTTCCATTGTTTCCCGATTCAGTTTCTTCCTCTCGATTATTCCTGTGGTGAGAAGACTCTGGCTGACATGATCACACTTCCTGGATCAATGAAGGGATCTTTAACTGCTGTACATTAAGAATAACTGGATATATCCACCTAAGTACAGAAAGGGAAATGGTTATCTGGGCCTATAAGGCCTACTCCTTTCAATGCACCATGTGTAACTTGTTCTGTTCTAGATTCATCTCCCAAAGGAGGTAGATTTACATGGTTTAAACTTGCATCTCTTGATGTAGCTCTTAATAAGTAAAGTTCTTCTTGTTGCATGACTAATTTTTTTAGTTGCAAATTTGTCCCCATTCACTCCTGTCCTGAAAACACTGAGTTATTCTGGAATATGTTTCTATTGACACACATAAGCTGCTGCCACCTCACTCAAGTAGCCATGATGAACTCTAACAGTGACAAATGATAAGATTTTAGATCGTTGGTGGCATTGGATGGGGCGGGGgctgggtggggttgggggggttggaCATCTCAAACAAGCCCAATCCTGTTCTCCATATCTAAACACAGATCTTTCAGAAGGAAGCCATTGGATATTAATGGAGACCTTGAGCTTGGCTTgatttctcccctccccctccatctcccctcaACCGCTTATAGCCCAGAGATGTAAAGGCCAGTTGTAACACTTTCTTTGCCAGCTCATCATTAACTTAGCACAGTCTCTGTATTACTCAGTAGCATTGTGCAATGGCCAACTGAGCTGGAAGGGGCTTTATGTGATTGACAGGAATGCTGTGGTTGTCCTTTATGGAATCCCCCATTGCACCcatcttcccccacccaccccattcCTGTTTTTCAATCAAGGAATGGGAAATGGCGCTGGGTGTACAGAAAACCAAGAAATGATTGGAGAATTTATATTGGCGAGAATTCTAGGTGGAACAAAAAGAAGGtgctttatatagagcctttaacagagtaaaacatcccaaggtgcttcatagaccctgacaccgagctacataaagaggtcagatgac from Heterodontus francisci isolate sHetFra1 chromosome 24, sHetFra1.hap1, whole genome shotgun sequence includes the following:
- the LOC137383667 gene encoding protein ELFN1-like, encoding MALHSLALWVSLASLMNVVGVYGDCWLIEGEKGFVWLAICSQNQPPYESIPQHINNTIVDLRLNENKIKSVQYSSLNRFGNLTELNLTKNQISYIEDGAFSAQYNLRVLQLGFNKLRNITEGILRGLGRLEYLYLQANLIEVVSPNSFWECPNVMNIDLSMNRLQTLESSTFLGLGKLTTCELYGNPFYCSCDLLGFLKWLVQFNNTTRSYDRTQCSAPSNFAGYFLLNQGQASSKDALSALASMCNEDLYSIDPRFIFTQKPSTTAIPESPCEAEDCPSGEESTPLISFQTPFMTADDTPVIKLKEITYTTATLMVYIPSPISKENILVQYNNSMFTDIKNIATEREEIKIEALSPHTNYTYCVTSIQNSLRYNQTCVTFATRAKTKAKPLPATSNTTHYIMTILGCLFGIVIILGVIYYCLRKKKEEQVKNKKSGNAKKTIIELKYAPELETITITQMAQKPVPPSDIMSSRMPFLPSAGDLEEYNLQEVIESPKLSRGNYMDMRTGDHPYHRDILESMFGESQDSAAEISTIAKEVDQVNLIINNCIDALQTETGSFRGPGARAMASVESQGFLVAEQTQGKSGFLSPIYRESYHPLKRHSSMDAAPKCPSISSNCSVRSPRSVRSEIYAGPRYKSEAKYIERTSPTRSAIVTGTPCRIVRSETGQMQPYSDHSHLYAGLHHGERKQVRSPSPCVREALPRSRSRRNLAYSQFSPQYHSVSYASSPEYSSKPSKGVWERYKPHEKWHRKDEYLAAGYALRKKVQFATDEDLHDILDYWKGVSSQHKS